A DNA window from uncultured Methanoregula sp. contains the following coding sequences:
- the atwA gene encoding methyl coenzyme M reductase system, component A2 yields MKAPLITVENLCMDFDGERVLKDISFEIAEGEILGIIGRSGAGKTVLMHLIRGVEQPPTSGRIIYHVAACPGCDYLDVASSAGKSCPHCGATLASLDVDLWNEKNEALTRRVMRRTAIMFQRTFALYGDDRVIENVLHALDDINYPQEKAISRAADLIDQVRLSHRMMHIARDLSGGEKQRVVLARQLAKEPFMLFADEPTGTLDPGTAKVVHSMLTEAAKTNNMGIVVTSHFSQVIEDVAHRAILLADGGIAKIGSPKEVIAEFMKGYDDTEKFEEAELGEQVVVARDLVKRYISVDRGVVKAVNGVSFEVSTKEIFGIIGKSGAGKTTLSGILAGLVEPTSGEINVRIGDEWIDMTKPGIEQRGRATGYIGLLHQEYDLFPHRTVLDNLTDAIGLEFPKELAMRKALITLRMAGFTEEKSKEILDRMPAQLSEGERHRVALAQVLIREPRIVILDEPTGTMDPITKIDVKHSIMHSREEMDETFIVVSHDMDFVRDICDRLALMRAGKIVQIGKTADVLAILTEEEKKVMSQQQPPA; encoded by the coding sequence ATGAAGGCTCCATTGATCACGGTCGAAAACCTCTGCATGGATTTTGATGGCGAGAGGGTACTCAAAGATATCTCTTTTGAGATTGCTGAAGGAGAGATCCTGGGGATTATCGGCAGGAGCGGGGCGGGAAAGACGGTCCTGATGCACCTGATCCGGGGTGTTGAGCAGCCCCCGACCAGCGGTCGGATCATCTACCATGTGGCAGCCTGTCCCGGGTGCGATTACCTGGATGTAGCCAGTTCTGCCGGGAAGAGTTGCCCCCACTGCGGTGCAACGCTTGCCTCTCTTGACGTGGATCTCTGGAACGAGAAGAACGAAGCGCTCACCCGGCGGGTTATGCGCAGGACCGCTATCATGTTCCAGCGGACCTTTGCTCTCTATGGCGACGACCGTGTCATAGAGAACGTCCTTCATGCCCTTGACGATATCAATTATCCGCAGGAGAAAGCCATCAGCCGGGCAGCGGATCTCATCGACCAGGTGCGACTCTCGCACCGTATGATGCATATCGCCCGCGATCTTTCAGGAGGCGAGAAGCAGCGGGTGGTCCTCGCCCGCCAGCTGGCAAAGGAGCCCTTCATGCTGTTTGCGGATGAGCCGACCGGTACCCTTGACCCGGGAACCGCAAAGGTCGTCCACTCGATGCTCACGGAAGCAGCAAAGACCAATAACATGGGCATAGTCGTTACCTCCCACTTCTCCCAGGTGATAGAGGATGTCGCCCACCGCGCAATCCTGCTTGCCGATGGCGGCATTGCAAAGATAGGCTCCCCAAAAGAAGTCATTGCGGAGTTCATGAAAGGGTATGACGATACCGAGAAGTTCGAAGAAGCAGAACTCGGCGAACAGGTTGTCGTTGCCAGGGATCTCGTCAAGCGCTACATCTCAGTGGACAGGGGTGTTGTAAAAGCAGTCAATGGCGTCTCGTTTGAGGTATCCACAAAGGAGATCTTCGGCATCATCGGAAAGAGCGGGGCGGGAAAGACCACGCTCTCCGGTATCCTGGCCGGCCTTGTCGAACCGACAAGCGGCGAGATCAATGTCCGTATCGGGGATGAATGGATAGACATGACAAAACCCGGTATCGAGCAGCGGGGCCGGGCCACCGGGTATATCGGCCTCCTCCACCAGGAGTACGACCTCTTCCCCCACCGGACCGTGCTCGACAACCTGACCGATGCAATCGGCCTTGAGTTTCCCAAGGAACTCGCCATGCGAAAGGCCTTAATCACGCTCAGGATGGCAGGCTTCACGGAAGAGAAGAGCAAAGAGATCCTGGACCGGATGCCGGCCCAGCTCTCTGAGGGAGAACGGCACCGGGTTGCCCTCGCCCAGGTGCTCATCCGCGAACCGAGAATCGTGATCCTCGATGAGCCGACCGGTACCATGGACCCGATCACCAAGATCGATGTCAAGCATTCGATCATGCATTCCCGCGAAGAGATGGACGAGACCTTCATCGTTGTATCTCATGACATGGATTTCGTGCGGGACATCTGCGACCGGCTTGCCCTGATGCGGGCCGGCAAGATCGTCCAGATCGGCAAGACCGCCGATGTTCTTGCCATCCTGACCGAGGAAGAGAAGAAGGTCATGAGCCAGCAACAGCCGCCGGCCTGA
- the larC gene encoding nickel pincer cofactor biosynthesis protein LarC, with translation MRVLILDPFSGAAGDMITGALLDCGADRDTVVRAMQSVVSEPAITRVTRAGIQALKVDTRSTPAHRTLEDVEKRLDDASPQVPSQALAMARRVFKRISDAEEEVHGHHVHFHEVGADDAIADIIGACTALHTLAVDKVQVLPVTLGHGTGTGSHGTFPIPAPATAAILKHSGLATISGIHTGELCTPTGAALLAEFVTRGVENPPAYTIIATGYGAGTRDPKHTPNVLRAMIIETIADSSGGTMPEDTVDLLETNVDDVSGEVIAHAIAQFMDAGARDASATPIVMKKGRPGFLIRVISHPDTSSALAELMAREFGTLGIRCIPAVHRFIAERTIETIDVEINGIHRKVPVKCGWMNGSAYTLKAEFEPARELAAELGLPVRDVLKAIEAAGQTWMKERRQKRTGAP, from the coding sequence ATGCGAGTCCTCATTCTTGATCCCTTCAGCGGCGCAGCGGGCGATATGATAACGGGAGCTCTGCTCGACTGCGGGGCGGACCGGGACACCGTCGTGCGGGCAATGCAGTCCGTAGTGTCAGAGCCGGCTATCACCCGGGTCACCCGGGCCGGGATCCAGGCGCTGAAAGTGGACACCCGGTCCACGCCGGCCCACCGGACCCTCGAAGATGTGGAGAAACGGCTGGATGACGCTTCCCCCCAAGTCCCGTCACAGGCGCTCGCCATGGCCCGCAGGGTTTTCAAGCGAATCAGTGACGCTGAGGAGGAGGTTCACGGACACCATGTCCATTTCCACGAGGTCGGGGCTGACGATGCAATTGCGGATATCATCGGGGCCTGCACGGCCCTCCATACTCTCGCCGTTGACAAGGTACAGGTCCTGCCGGTTACGCTCGGCCACGGGACCGGGACCGGTTCCCACGGCACGTTCCCGATCCCGGCTCCGGCAACCGCAGCGATCCTGAAACATTCGGGCCTTGCCACGATATCCGGCATACACACCGGGGAACTCTGTACCCCGACCGGTGCCGCTCTCCTGGCTGAATTTGTCACAAGGGGTGTCGAGAACCCGCCGGCGTATACCATCATCGCTACCGGATACGGGGCCGGCACCCGGGACCCGAAACATACCCCGAACGTGCTCCGGGCAATGATCATTGAGACGATCGCGGACAGTTCCGGCGGAACGATGCCTGAGGATACCGTGGATCTCCTTGAGACGAATGTCGACGATGTGAGCGGTGAAGTGATCGCCCACGCCATTGCGCAGTTCATGGATGCCGGTGCACGCGATGCCAGCGCTACGCCCATCGTTATGAAAAAAGGCCGGCCGGGATTTCTCATCAGGGTGATCAGCCATCCGGACACCAGCTCCGCTCTTGCAGAACTGATGGCCCGGGAATTCGGTACGCTCGGGATCCGCTGTATCCCGGCGGTCCACCGCTTCATTGCCGAGAGGACCATTGAGACCATTGATGTTGAAATTAACGGGATCCACCGGAAGGTACCGGTGAAATGCGGATGGATGAACGGTTCTGCGTATACCCTCAAAGCAGAGTTTGAACCGGCACGAGAACTTGCTGCGGAACTCGGGCTGCCCGTCCGGGACGTACTCAAAGCAATTGAGGCAGCCGGCCAGACCTGGATGAAGGAACGGCGGCAGAAGCGGACCGGTGCCCCATGA
- a CDS encoding methanogenesis marker 6 protein, with the protein MTDYTPIHVGTVTKYVVVESFEITPADLAIRGYEISKGAMIKETCFGLVVSGKEEEVDRIVEGVRTMDPDHIFVKDRGFPPGDARRCRANLGGARPGYNGLEFEMTIIPFVSHGLEEIKTRDPVTIPRPDNPLEHTSLDISRLKKLMEAQES; encoded by the coding sequence GTGACAGACTATACACCGATCCATGTCGGAACTGTCACGAAATACGTGGTGGTGGAGTCATTCGAGATCACGCCGGCGGATCTTGCAATCCGCGGGTACGAGATCTCGAAAGGAGCCATGATCAAGGAGACCTGTTTTGGTCTCGTTGTCAGCGGAAAGGAAGAGGAGGTCGACCGCATTGTTGAAGGTGTCCGCACGATGGACCCGGATCACATCTTTGTCAAGGACCGGGGGTTCCCGCCCGGCGATGCCCGGAGGTGCCGGGCAAACCTCGGGGGTGCCCGGCCCGGGTACAATGGTCTGGAGTTCGAGATGACCATAATCCCGTTTGTCTCGCACGGGCTTGAAGAGATCAAAACCCGCGATCCGGTAACAATTCCCCGCCCGGACAACCCCCTCGAACACACGTCCCTCGATATCTCCCGACTCAAGAAACTCATGGAAGCACAGGAGTCCTGA
- a CDS encoding PAS domain S-box protein, with product MALSREITARIKDLLARNPQGLSITDIVKSVEINRNTAGRYLDSLLVSGQVEMRHFGMAKIYSLSERMPVSSALSLSSEFVMQLDGSLRIVYINAPFEHLLGLDSKDLLGKNIEYTKIPQVLDTAFPRVLSRLKDGVAGAEYQGELEIPALGRIFSCRVVPIVNTEGHKGVSAILEDITDKKNDEEELRRSENRYRVLAEASRDLIFVIGRNDRIEYANSFATAFVGRRSDDLIGMQRGEVFPDRTSKRQQELLDRVFSTGQPVRSEGPLFHDKELRWFDHFLVPLIDRDGTVQSVLGISRDITERKRAEEELFDSRQMLQLVLDTVPVRVFWKDKNLVFLGCNRSLALDAGYENPAELIGKTDYDHASAATADKFREDDRAVMASGKSKLNFEEGQIRPDGSHAWLLTSKVPLRNKAGDIIGILGTYDDITERKRVESELHLREEQYRFMVDNSLDIITRETPTCICTYVSPSVTPILGYSVQESQGLSLLALIHPEDIARVQNELHALISSESENHLSTFRFRHKDGRYLWFESTHNVIRDERTGAIREFLSISRDITARVLLEESALRRDRILHAFSAASGFLLTGRTKDPFPRALSTMGEAMDADAAYIYQDTSGSAEGVSRPHQLFRWTKDPVQDPGYNRDGGLLFPAKWSERLASGNWIAGPRTRFSGAEQRVLDDRGIQSVLIVPIQVKGMYWGFIGCSNLHAEDEWGESEIDILMTLAATIGLLLERENPAIVP from the coding sequence ATGGCGTTGTCAAGGGAGATCACTGCCCGGATCAAGGACTTGTTAGCTAGGAATCCGCAGGGGCTCAGTATCACGGATATTGTAAAATCCGTTGAGATCAACCGCAACACGGCAGGACGGTACCTTGACAGCCTGCTCGTCTCCGGCCAGGTCGAGATGCGCCATTTTGGCATGGCCAAGATCTACTCCCTCTCGGAACGCATGCCGGTCTCTTCGGCTCTCTCCCTCTCTTCGGAATTCGTCATGCAGCTCGACGGGAGCCTGAGGATTGTCTATATCAACGCCCCGTTCGAACACCTGCTCGGCCTGGACAGCAAAGATCTCCTGGGAAAGAATATCGAATATACAAAAATCCCCCAGGTGCTGGATACGGCTTTCCCCCGGGTCCTTTCCCGGCTCAAAGACGGGGTAGCCGGGGCAGAGTACCAGGGAGAACTCGAGATCCCGGCCCTGGGGCGGATTTTCTCATGTCGGGTTGTCCCGATTGTCAATACCGAGGGTCATAAAGGGGTATCAGCGATCCTTGAGGATATCACGGACAAGAAAAATGACGAGGAAGAGCTTCGCAGAAGTGAGAACCGGTACCGGGTCCTTGCAGAAGCATCAAGGGACCTGATCTTTGTCATTGGCCGGAATGACCGGATTGAATATGCCAACAGCTTTGCAACCGCATTCGTTGGCCGGAGATCCGACGACCTTATTGGCATGCAACGGGGCGAGGTCTTCCCGGACAGAACCAGCAAACGGCAGCAGGAACTGCTTGACCGTGTCTTCTCAACGGGTCAGCCGGTGAGGAGCGAGGGGCCCCTGTTCCACGACAAGGAACTCCGCTGGTTCGATCATTTCCTTGTCCCGCTCATCGATCGGGACGGGACCGTCCAGTCAGTACTTGGGATCTCCCGCGACATTACCGAACGCAAGCGGGCAGAAGAAGAGCTCTTCGATTCCCGCCAGATGCTCCAGCTTGTGCTCGATACGGTACCGGTAAGAGTATTCTGGAAGGATAAAAACCTGGTTTTTCTGGGATGCAACCGGTCATTAGCCCTTGATGCAGGGTACGAGAATCCGGCCGAGCTTATCGGAAAAACAGACTATGATCATGCCTCAGCTGCAACGGCAGACAAGTTCCGCGAAGATGACCGGGCGGTCATGGCGTCCGGAAAGTCCAAACTCAATTTTGAAGAGGGGCAGATCCGGCCGGACGGCAGTCACGCCTGGCTTCTGACCAGCAAGGTTCCGTTGCGAAACAAAGCCGGGGATATCATAGGTATTCTCGGTACCTACGACGATATCACCGAGCGTAAACGGGTGGAGAGCGAACTCCATCTGCGGGAAGAGCAGTACCGTTTCATGGTTGACAATTCCCTCGACATCATCACCCGTGAGACTCCTACCTGTATATGCACCTATGTCTCTCCTTCGGTAACACCGATACTGGGGTATTCAGTCCAGGAATCCCAGGGTCTCTCCCTGTTAGCCCTCATCCATCCTGAGGATATTGCCCGGGTGCAGAACGAGCTTCACGCGTTGATCAGCAGCGAGAGCGAGAACCATCTGTCAACGTTCCGCTTCCGGCACAAGGACGGACGGTACCTCTGGTTTGAATCCACCCACAATGTCATCCGCGATGAGAGAACAGGCGCAATCAGGGAATTTTTAAGCATATCCCGGGATATCACCGCCCGCGTGCTCCTGGAAGAGTCTGCCCTCCGCCGCGACAGGATCCTCCATGCATTCAGCGCAGCTTCGGGATTTTTGCTCACCGGCCGGACAAAGGATCCCTTCCCCCGCGCACTCTCAACAATGGGCGAGGCAATGGATGCGGATGCTGCCTACATTTACCAGGATACTTCAGGTTCCGCTGAGGGAGTCTCCCGCCCGCACCAGCTGTTCCGGTGGACAAAAGACCCGGTGCAGGATCCGGGTTATAACCGGGATGGCGGGCTCTTATTCCCGGCAAAGTGGTCGGAACGTCTTGCATCGGGCAACTGGATTGCCGGACCCCGGACCCGTTTCAGCGGGGCTGAACAACGGGTCCTGGACGACAGGGGAATCCAATCCGTCCTTATCGTTCCAATCCAGGTAAAAGGAATGTACTGGGGGTTTATCGGGTGCAGCAACCTGCATGCGGAAGATGAGTGGGGGGAGTCCGAGATCGATATCCTCATGACCCTTGCAGCAACCATAGGCCTCCTGCTGGAACGGGAGAATCCCGCGATCGTTCCGTGA
- the radB gene encoding DNA repair and recombination protein RadB has protein sequence MKIDRQTSGDPAFDALLGGGFEPRTVTQLYGEPASGKSTICLVAAVAALRAGQTVIYIDSEGFSIERFRQIAGADTEKIADRLFLFEPLDFEHQGMVIAEAEKILKTHKPGLLIMDSATALYRTDLEKGRDALQLLTKQMIFLLGYAKRYELPVIITNQVYMDPTRNTWFGLGGFALEHLSKVIVRLEKTERDGLRRARLVKHRSRPEGASFEYEITETGIRSRT, from the coding sequence ATGAAGATCGATCGCCAGACCAGCGGCGATCCGGCCTTTGATGCACTTCTCGGGGGCGGGTTCGAGCCCAGGACCGTTACCCAGCTGTATGGCGAACCGGCCAGCGGAAAGAGCACGATCTGCCTCGTTGCCGCTGTTGCTGCCCTGCGGGCAGGGCAGACCGTCATCTACATCGACTCGGAGGGGTTCTCCATTGAGCGGTTCCGCCAGATCGCAGGCGCAGACACGGAAAAGATCGCGGATCGCCTCTTCCTCTTCGAACCCCTCGATTTCGAGCACCAGGGAATGGTGATCGCTGAAGCGGAAAAGATCCTAAAAACCCACAAGCCCGGGCTTCTCATCATGGACTCGGCAACCGCTCTCTACCGGACCGATCTTGAAAAAGGAAGGGACGCACTCCAGCTCCTCACAAAACAGATGATTTTTCTGCTGGGCTATGCAAAACGGTACGAACTTCCGGTCATCATCACCAACCAGGTGTACATGGACCCGACCCGCAATACCTGGTTCGGCCTCGGGGGATTTGCGCTCGAACATCTCTCGAAAGTGATCGTACGGCTCGAAAAAACCGAACGGGACGGCCTGCGCAGGGCCCGGCTGGTCAAACACCGGTCCCGACCCGAAGGTGCCTCGTTCGAATACGAGATAACCGAGACAGGCATCCGTTCACGCACCTGA
- a CDS encoding methanogenesis marker 3 protein has translation MPTIHLDGKRLEIGNGVTLASLLPDHPKDCAIGIIRPAAQQKTETGSLAISTTAGEVTIEIGGGNASLFESREITEKLILHWGDRYAAAFGPFPTAIRPQRKQHLYERGDVIIGCGGYDPARSYLIFSKSRHSADHGADESGGIIGKVVSGRAVLDRWTTGDRITRIEPVISWADTSRSFTTTDMTLVPEDGMQIVTYVEVMAQGYTPERITTEAAGSVEHMLLVLQRGRFVTGRATSTHIMDPHLAGTEDVPKEFRRPRREGTVTVRTTGKSAGGVYIYRADVPSSLVHSVVGQVVHGIELAKLAKEHDVLSVRVLPARIDLLGLPLAQAQDLATARGVTLKADKTEGNRIVVSQEPGTTLDVLNERLVTVTTAPSEKVIDIELDDENAPLSCEVFRRFTGLKEHDAGMMPVFFKFEDTVLFKPAIAPGTKIIPENQPKDEVPAAALAITNDSRKGAGLVGVRLIANREFGPTSEPFEGTNLIGRVIDTEKLKKLKERETVYVREVKR, from the coding sequence ATGCCTACGATCCATCTCGATGGAAAGAGGTTGGAGATCGGGAATGGAGTTACGCTTGCGTCCCTTCTTCCCGATCACCCGAAAGATTGTGCTATCGGGATCATCCGGCCTGCAGCACAGCAGAAGACCGAGACAGGAAGCCTTGCCATCAGCACAACGGCCGGTGAGGTGACCATTGAGATCGGGGGCGGGAATGCGAGTCTCTTTGAATCCCGGGAGATCACCGAGAAACTCATTCTTCACTGGGGAGACCGGTACGCCGCAGCATTCGGGCCATTTCCAACGGCAATCCGCCCGCAGAGAAAGCAGCACCTGTACGAGCGGGGCGATGTCATCATCGGCTGCGGAGGATACGATCCGGCCCGGTCCTATCTCATTTTTTCAAAGAGCCGGCACTCAGCTGACCATGGTGCCGACGAAAGCGGCGGAATCATCGGTAAAGTGGTGAGCGGCAGGGCCGTCCTCGACCGCTGGACAACTGGCGATCGGATCACCAGGATCGAACCGGTCATCAGCTGGGCCGATACAAGCCGCTCGTTCACCACCACCGACATGACGCTCGTTCCCGAGGACGGGATGCAGATCGTGACGTACGTGGAGGTGATGGCACAGGGGTATACTCCCGAACGCATCACCACGGAAGCGGCCGGGAGCGTGGAGCACATGCTTCTCGTACTCCAGCGCGGAAGATTCGTGACCGGACGGGCCACGAGCACCCATATCATGGACCCGCATCTTGCCGGAACGGAGGATGTGCCAAAAGAGTTCCGCCGCCCCCGCCGGGAGGGAACGGTCACGGTCAGGACGACCGGGAAGTCTGCCGGGGGGGTGTACATTTACCGGGCGGATGTCCCGAGCAGCCTTGTCCACAGTGTTGTCGGTCAGGTTGTCCATGGTATCGAACTGGCAAAACTTGCAAAGGAGCACGATGTGCTCTCAGTGCGGGTGCTCCCGGCCCGCATCGATCTCCTCGGACTTCCCCTCGCCCAGGCACAGGATCTGGCCACTGCCCGGGGTGTCACGCTCAAGGCCGACAAGACCGAAGGGAACCGGATTGTCGTATCTCAGGAGCCGGGAACAACGCTGGATGTCTTAAACGAGCGCCTCGTCACCGTGACAACCGCCCCGTCAGAGAAAGTGATCGATATCGAACTGGACGATGAAAACGCACCGCTCAGCTGCGAAGTGTTCCGGAGATTTACCGGGCTCAAGGAGCACGATGCCGGCATGATGCCGGTCTTCTTCAAGTTCGAGGACACGGTCCTCTTCAAGCCGGCTATAGCGCCGGGCACCAAGATAATCCCGGAGAACCAGCCAAAGGATGAGGTGCCCGCAGCAGCACTCGCGATAACAAACGATTCCCGCAAGGGAGCGGGTCTTGTCGGAGTGCGCCTCATAGCCAACCGGGAGTTCGGCCCTACATCGGAACCATTTGAGGGGACTAATTTGATCGGACGTGTGATCGATACGGAGAAACTTAAAAAACTCAAGGAGCGGGAGACCGTGTATGTCAGGGAGGTGAAGCGGTGA
- the dapF gene encoding diaminopimelate epimerase, with product MEIPFAKLQGNGNDFIVIDEYSHPVIPDEMKGQFAAIYCDRRFGIGADGVIFLSKSEKGNLRMRIFQPDESEAEMCGNGIRCLAKFAQDAGYAKGRCTVETPAGEMDVVMSYRDEDFLATITMITPLFTRKDIPATGSGEYKERIGDFDVYAVNTGVPHAVILVDSVDAIDVMAVAPPIRSHASFPKGANVNFVEKTGVDSIRIRTFERGVEGETLSCGTGATASAAVVHKLGHAGPAVSVETRGGPLTIRFNEKTTMEGPARTVFVGMIPV from the coding sequence ATGGAGATACCATTTGCCAAACTGCAGGGGAACGGTAACGATTTCATCGTGATCGATGAGTATTCCCACCCGGTCATACCGGATGAGATGAAAGGACAGTTCGCTGCGATCTACTGCGACCGGCGGTTCGGGATCGGCGCGGACGGTGTGATCTTCCTGTCGAAGAGCGAAAAAGGCAATCTCCGGATGCGCATCTTCCAGCCCGATGAGAGCGAAGCGGAGATGTGCGGCAACGGCATCCGCTGTCTTGCAAAGTTCGCTCAAGATGCAGGGTACGCGAAGGGGCGCTGCACCGTCGAGACACCGGCCGGGGAGATGGATGTTGTCATGAGCTACCGGGATGAGGACTTCCTTGCAACGATCACGATGATCACTCCCCTCTTCACCAGGAAAGACATCCCCGCAACCGGTTCCGGCGAATACAAGGAACGGATCGGGGACTTCGATGTTTACGCGGTCAATACCGGGGTTCCCCACGCGGTCATCCTCGTCGACTCCGTTGATGCAATCGACGTGATGGCAGTTGCCCCGCCCATCCGAAGTCACGCAAGTTTCCCGAAGGGAGCAAACGTGAACTTTGTCGAGAAGACCGGCGTGGACAGCATCCGGATCCGCACCTTCGAACGGGGTGTCGAAGGTGAGACACTCTCCTGCGGCACCGGTGCCACCGCCTCTGCTGCAGTTGTCCACAAGCTCGGGCATGCAGGGCCGGCCGTCAGCGTGGAGACACGGGGGGGTCCGCTTACCATCCGCTTCAATGAGAAGACGACCATGGAAGGACCGGCCCGGACCGTCTTTGTCGGGATGATCCCCGTCTGA
- a CDS encoding HAD family hydrolase: protein MSVAVVFDSAGTLLNTYRVAKDICNKKLLPGIETTTLTFSSPDRVLIVLPVHSKDLMATVPDTLLSQYLIDRHIGFGVSCTRKILTAEDIGDVLYEDRRALAGDLQECIRNVWSVCKEEYMVTLNSGAIINMAHKAVEFTITAGGWPFPGAKETITALHRMGVPTFIASGDRVTKLEMMADHFGIPRDRVYGVATPSVKAQIVSDLRQEYDRVLMVGDGINDLFALRNADIAILTVEQPGERPEELFKEADFVVKNVSEVRGIVQDLLGPGKICDRDGSGASYKR, encoded by the coding sequence ATATCGGTTGCCGTGGTGTTTGACAGTGCCGGAACGCTCCTGAACACGTACCGGGTTGCAAAGGATATCTGTAATAAAAAACTCCTCCCGGGCATCGAGACAACAACCCTCACTTTCAGCTCGCCGGACCGGGTCCTCATCGTCCTGCCGGTCCATTCCAAGGATCTCATGGCCACCGTGCCGGATACCCTCCTGTCCCAGTACCTGATCGACCGGCATATCGGTTTTGGTGTCAGCTGCACCAGGAAGATCCTGACTGCTGAGGATATCGGAGATGTTCTTTATGAGGACCGGAGGGCCCTTGCAGGAGATCTCCAGGAATGTATCCGGAATGTCTGGTCGGTCTGCAAGGAGGAGTACATGGTCACCCTCAACAGCGGGGCGATCATCAACATGGCGCACAAAGCGGTCGAGTTCACGATCACGGCCGGGGGATGGCCGTTTCCGGGAGCAAAAGAGACGATCACTGCCCTCCATCGCATGGGAGTCCCCACGTTCATCGCATCCGGCGACCGGGTCACCAAACTTGAAATGATGGCCGATCATTTCGGTATCCCCCGCGATCGCGTTTACGGAGTGGCAACACCCTCGGTGAAGGCCCAGATCGTCAGCGATCTCCGGCAGGAATATGATCGCGTATTGATGGTAGGGGATGGCATCAACGACCTCTTTGCCTTAAGGAATGCCGACATCGCAATCCTGACGGTCGAGCAGCCGGGGGAGCGCCCGGAAGAACTTTTCAAGGAAGCGGATTTCGTGGTGAAGAACGTAAGCGAAGTCAGGGGCATTGTGCAGGACCTGCTCGGGCCCGGTAAAATTTGCGATCGTGACGGGAGCGGTGCATCATATAAAAGGTAA
- a CDS encoding ribose 1,5-bisphosphate isomerase produces MIVTDTAEKIKSMEIRGAGRIARAAAEALRDHAILVQAPDAALFRREMEEAAAILVATRPTAVSLPNAVHIVMNGIGDAKTADEARSGVVRRAEQFIRSSQHAVERIAEFGARHIRDGDVILTHCNSEVALGCIIEAHRSGKRIEVFATEVRPRNQGHITIRTLNDAGIKTNFIVDSAVRSFINDVDLVVVGADAVTVNGAVVNKIGTSQVAHTAAEARVNVLVAAETYKFAPRTVIGELIQIEERPASEVLPDEIAKTLKNVTVRNPAFDITPAEYIDLIVTEQGAIPPQMAYVIIREYLGWGIEEFHNDLILNNNHED; encoded by the coding sequence ATGATCGTAACTGATACCGCAGAGAAGATAAAGAGCATGGAGATCCGGGGTGCCGGCAGGATCGCACGGGCCGCAGCGGAAGCCCTGAGGGACCATGCCATTCTTGTCCAGGCCCCGGATGCGGCTCTGTTCCGCAGGGAGATGGAAGAGGCCGCCGCCATCCTTGTCGCAACCCGTCCCACGGCAGTCTCGCTACCGAATGCAGTCCATATCGTGATGAACGGGATTGGGGATGCGAAGACCGCGGACGAAGCCCGGTCCGGTGTGGTCAGACGTGCTGAACAGTTCATACGGTCCTCGCAGCACGCGGTGGAGCGTATCGCGGAGTTCGGAGCCCGCCATATCCGTGACGGGGATGTCATCCTCACGCACTGCAACTCGGAAGTGGCGCTCGGATGCATCATCGAGGCCCACCGGAGCGGCAAGAGGATTGAGGTCTTTGCAACCGAAGTGCGGCCGAGAAACCAGGGGCATATCACGATCCGGACCCTGAACGACGCCGGGATCAAGACCAACTTCATTGTCGATTCGGCAGTCCGATCCTTCATCAACGATGTCGATCTCGTGGTGGTCGGGGCCGATGCGGTCACGGTCAACGGGGCGGTTGTTAACAAGATCGGAACTTCCCAGGTGGCCCATACTGCTGCCGAGGCCCGGGTGAATGTTCTCGTGGCTGCCGAGACCTACAAGTTTGCACCCCGGACGGTAATCGGGGAGCTGATCCAGATTGAAGAGAGGCCCGCATCGGAAGTTCTGCCGGATGAGATTGCAAAAACTCTCAAAAACGTGACGGTCCGCAATCCGGCATTCGACATCACCCCGGCGGAATATATCGATCTCATCGTTACCGAACAGGGAGCGATCCCACCGCAGATGGCCTACGTGATCATCAGGGAGTACCTTGGCTGGGGAATCGAGGAGTTCCATAACGATCTCATTCTCAATAACAATCACGAAGATTGA